Proteins encoded by one window of Sardina pilchardus chromosome 7, fSarPil1.1, whole genome shotgun sequence:
- the LOC134088254 gene encoding uncharacterized protein LOC134088254 isoform X1, whose amino-acid sequence MALHQLVLFFLFLHCGLSDYWSSIRMLSVQNGQPAIIPCLYEKEHKDDTKLWCRKDDLSKCAPAVNSTQSQRPAGVSISDDITHGIFTVNMTNISRTDSGYHCCTVKPRTEPPITKDCTNIKVQDHPVLIVDNAMISGNESGTASFSFQYRYSGTSQMFCQLRGECVVSSATDPGSLNGMSVMLSNVARRVTLNGLQRKNTGWYVLSIWPYQIPVHLNVIGIEPTPVLDVVAKWPGSTHDSRLLMESGLRELFERRHVPAGCHLLGDSGYPCKSWLLTPYLHPQVGPQLNYNRAHKKTRSVVERGIGQLKRRFHVLHSEIRLSPEKASQVITVCALLHNLCQQRNIPQPGDGDEFEEDNDDNDNDENHFFDGVEQCGLPFRDHFVHTHFGGDGHAPAAELRGEAGDAIGIVEEEPGRGRGAARRGGVRGRGAVRGRRGAVRGRRGSPETNTNTTASNPDHHGMVEVLVPVCIAVLIVLCAVVGLVRWRRGKRKPPQQAAADANSACETIRLDETRRKVSPKHVVSADAVYVNDMRWERSPKQALKVSAARNLYTEVRV is encoded by the exons ATTATTGGAGCAGCATCAGGATGTTGTCTGTACAGAATGGCCAGCCAGCCATCATCCCCTGCCTGTATGAGAAGGAACACAAAGATGATACTAAGCTCTGGTGTAGGAAAGATGATCTGTCTAAGTGTGCTCCAGCTGTGAACAGCACACAGAGTCAGCGTCCTGCTGGTGTGTCCATTTCTGATGACATCACACATGGAATCTTCACTGTGAATATGACGAACATCAGCCGTACAGATTCTGGTTACCATTGCTGCACTGTTAAACCCAGAACTGAGCCACCCATAACAAAAGACTGCACAAACATAAAAGTACAAG ATCATCCAGTGCTGATCGTAGACAACGCCATGATAAGCGGGAATGAGAGTGGGACTGCCTCTTTTAGCTTCCAGTACCGTTACTCTGGAACGTCCCAGATGTTCTGTCAGCTaagaggggagtgtgtggtATCATCAGCCACTGACCCTGGATCTTTGAATGGGATGTCAGTGATGCTGAGTAACGTAGCTCGGAGAGTGACTCTCAATGGCCTGCAGAGGAAGAACACTGGCTGGTATGTGCTCTCTATTTGGCCATACCAGATACCTGTTCATCTCAACGTGATTGGCATCGAACCAACCCCAG TTCTTGATGTTGTTGCAAAGTGGCCCGGATCCACTCATGACTCCAGGTTATTGATGGAGAGTGGTCTGAGGGAGCTGTTTGAAAGGCGTCATGTGCCAGCTGGATGTCACTTGTTGGGGGACAGTGGCTATCCCTGCAAGTCGTGGCTCCTCACACCCTATCTCCATCCACAAGTGGGACCACAGCTAAATTACAATAG AGCACACAAGAAGACACGCAGTGTGGTGGAAAGGGGGATTGGACAGCTAAAGCGACGTTTCCACGTTCTCCACAGTGAAATCCGCCTTAGTCCCGAGAAGGCAAGTCAAGTAATCACTGTGTGCGCGCTTCTTCACAACCTGTGCCAACAAAGAAACATACCCCAACCAGGAGATGGTGATGAGTTTGAGGAAGATAACgatgacaatgacaatgacgAAAACCATTTTTTCGACGGAGTGGAACAATGTGGACTGCCATTCAGGGATCACTTTGTCCATACACACTTTGG GGGTGATGGCCACGCACCAGCAGCAGAACTGAGGGGAGAGGCAGGTGATGCTATAGGGATCGTGGAGGAAGAAcctggaagaggaagaggtgctGCACGAAGAGGTGGCGTAAGAGGAAGAGGTGCAGTAAGAGGACGAAGAGGTGCAGTAAGAGGACGAAGAG GATCTCCTGAGACGAACACAAACACGACTGCTTCCAACCCAGACCATCATGGAAT GGTTGAGGTGCTAGTCCCAGTCTGTATTGCTGTGCTCATTGTCCTTTGTGCTGTAGTGGGTCTGGTACGATGGAGACGAG GAAAGAGAAAGCCACCTCAACAAGCTGCTGCCgatgcaaactcagct TGTGAGACCATCCGCCTTGATGAGACACGCAGGAAGGTGTCACCGAAACACGTCGTATCTGCTGATGCCGTCTACGTGAATGACATGCGCTGGGAGAGGTCACCAAAACAGGCA
- the LOC134088254 gene encoding uncharacterized protein LOC134088254 isoform X2: MALHQLVLFFLFLHCGLSDYWSSIRMLSVQNGQPAIIPCLYEKEHKDDTKLWCRKDDLSKCAPAVNSTQSQRPAGVSISDDITHGIFTVNMTNISRTDSGYHCCTVKPRTEPPITKDCTNIKVQDHPVLIVDNAMISGNESGTASFSFQYRYSGTSQMFCQLRGECVVSSATDPGSLNGMSVMLSNVARRVTLNGLQRKNTGWYVLSIWPYQIPVHLNVIGIEPTPGSPETNTNTTASNPDHHGMVEVLVPVCIAVLIVLCAVVGLVRWRRGKRKPPQQAAADANSACETIRLDETRRKVSPKHVVSADAVYVNDMRWERSPKQALKVSAARNLYTEVRV; encoded by the exons ATTATTGGAGCAGCATCAGGATGTTGTCTGTACAGAATGGCCAGCCAGCCATCATCCCCTGCCTGTATGAGAAGGAACACAAAGATGATACTAAGCTCTGGTGTAGGAAAGATGATCTGTCTAAGTGTGCTCCAGCTGTGAACAGCACACAGAGTCAGCGTCCTGCTGGTGTGTCCATTTCTGATGACATCACACATGGAATCTTCACTGTGAATATGACGAACATCAGCCGTACAGATTCTGGTTACCATTGCTGCACTGTTAAACCCAGAACTGAGCCACCCATAACAAAAGACTGCACAAACATAAAAGTACAAG ATCATCCAGTGCTGATCGTAGACAACGCCATGATAAGCGGGAATGAGAGTGGGACTGCCTCTTTTAGCTTCCAGTACCGTTACTCTGGAACGTCCCAGATGTTCTGTCAGCTaagaggggagtgtgtggtATCATCAGCCACTGACCCTGGATCTTTGAATGGGATGTCAGTGATGCTGAGTAACGTAGCTCGGAGAGTGACTCTCAATGGCCTGCAGAGGAAGAACACTGGCTGGTATGTGCTCTCTATTTGGCCATACCAGATACCTGTTCATCTCAACGTGATTGGCATCGAACCAACCCCAG GATCTCCTGAGACGAACACAAACACGACTGCTTCCAACCCAGACCATCATGGAAT GGTTGAGGTGCTAGTCCCAGTCTGTATTGCTGTGCTCATTGTCCTTTGTGCTGTAGTGGGTCTGGTACGATGGAGACGAG GAAAGAGAAAGCCACCTCAACAAGCTGCTGCCgatgcaaactcagct TGTGAGACCATCCGCCTTGATGAGACACGCAGGAAGGTGTCACCGAAACACGTCGTATCTGCTGATGCCGTCTACGTGAATGACATGCGCTGGGAGAGGTCACCAAAACAGGCA